In the Octadecabacter sp. SW4 genome, one interval contains:
- a CDS encoding alpha/beta fold hydrolase, protein MTSDRDTPKDDPDDSGVIDRLYEVAVNPMRYEELLDHWEAMIAPQRAATANDSGAPALGVDAFTGHFLRADKVLDRFIAESQNDTPQAMIAQIRQTAALAVDKSLRLIAVNAAAAQVFGVTSGAHLRELPLAAGEAAMLTAQADRLINGNAHEPVILRLRMAETDRLMVVHLRFVTPADQPPFVILLSSQVQWPAAFGDMLHTAFDLSPAEIEVVRALTLGQSLSDIADARERSIDTIRAQLKSVMGKTETRSQSELVRLTLSTMDIAQFSEDAAARTSETSQGFDTLEPRPFQTMKTADGRRLDYLILGDPAGKPCFFFPLDYGLVRWPASAEAEAARRGIKIIVPVRPGYGQSTPLPKGVPYVVQLADDMRALLDHLGIDRLPLVTLGGDSFIAIAFHAAYPERLTGLICCAGVLPLTRAEQYERMDKWHRFILAGARYTPHLLPFMVKAGFALARKLGKRGFVNAVYGKSPADVATFGIEEVYEAIVCGSEVALSEGHSAHDAFSREVIAHETTNWAAEVAALRGSVPVIFLNGLQDPQVPPATLAEYQNDHDWIDFRIYPDAGQLLFFLKWRDVLPLIEEFQEG, encoded by the coding sequence ATGACTTCTGACCGCGACACACCAAAAGACGATCCCGATGATAGCGGGGTGATTGATCGCCTTTACGAGGTGGCGGTCAATCCGATGCGCTATGAGGAATTGCTGGACCACTGGGAAGCGATGATCGCCCCGCAGCGCGCCGCGACCGCCAACGATAGCGGCGCGCCAGCCCTTGGGGTTGATGCGTTCACCGGGCATTTTCTGCGCGCGGACAAGGTGCTGGACCGCTTTATCGCTGAATCACAAAACGACACGCCACAGGCGATGATTGCCCAGATCCGGCAGACGGCGGCGCTGGCTGTGGATAAGTCCCTGCGCCTGATTGCCGTCAACGCTGCGGCGGCGCAGGTGTTTGGTGTGACCAGCGGCGCGCATCTGCGTGAATTACCGCTGGCGGCGGGCGAAGCGGCGATGCTGACCGCACAGGCCGACCGGTTGATCAATGGCAACGCGCATGAACCGGTGATTCTGAGGTTGCGGATGGCCGAAACTGACCGGCTGATGGTCGTGCACCTACGGTTCGTGACCCCCGCGGACCAGCCTCCTTTCGTGATCCTGCTCAGCTCGCAAGTGCAATGGCCTGCCGCCTTTGGCGATATGCTGCACACCGCTTTTGATCTGTCGCCCGCCGAAATCGAGGTGGTGCGCGCCCTGACCCTTGGCCAATCCCTGAGCGATATCGCGGATGCGCGCGAGCGCAGCATTGATACGATCCGCGCGCAGTTGAAATCGGTGATGGGCAAGACCGAAACGCGCAGCCAGTCCGAACTGGTGCGCCTGACCCTTTCTACGATGGACATCGCCCAGTTTTCCGAGGATGCAGCGGCGCGCACGTCGGAAACATCTCAGGGCTTTGATACGCTTGAACCGCGCCCGTTCCAGACAATGAAAACGGCCGATGGGCGCCGCCTTGACTATCTGATCCTTGGCGATCCGGCGGGCAAGCCCTGTTTTTTCTTTCCGCTGGATTACGGGCTGGTGCGCTGGCCCGCCAGTGCCGAGGCCGAGGCCGCGCGCCGGGGCATCAAGATTATCGTGCCGGTGCGGCCCGGGTATGGGCAGTCGACCCCGCTGCCCAAGGGTGTGCCCTATGTGGTGCAACTGGCCGATGACATGCGCGCGCTGCTTGATCATCTGGGGATTGACCGCCTGCCGCTGGTCACTTTGGGCGGCGACAGTTTCATCGCCATCGCCTTTCACGCCGCCTATCCCGAACGGCTGACGGGATTGATCTGTTGTGCGGGTGTACTGCCCCTCACGCGGGCCGAACAATACGAACGCATGGACAAATGGCACCGCTTTATTCTGGCGGGCGCGCGCTATACGCCGCACCTGCTGCCGTTCATGGTCAAGGCGGGGTTTGCCCTTGCGCGCAAGCTGGGCAAGCGCGGTTTCGTCAATGCCGTTTACGGCAAATCGCCGGCGGATGTGGCGACCTTTGGGATCGAGGAAGTCTACGAGGCAATCGTCTGTGGTTCCGAAGTCGCGCTATCAGAGGGGCATTCGGCCCATGATGCGTTCTCGCGCGAGGTGATCGCCCATGAGACCACGAACTGGGCGGCCGAAGTCGCGGCGCTGCGCGGCTCGGTGCCGGTGATATTCCTGAACGGGTTGCAAGACCCGCAGGTGCCGCCCGCGACCCTGGCCGAGTATCAAAACGATCACGACTGGATCGATTTTCGTATCTATCCGGACGCCGGGCAGTTGCTGTTTTTCCTGAAATGGCGCGATGTCCTGCCTTTAATCGAGGAATTTCAAGAGGGTTAA